A section of the Salmo trutta chromosome 4, fSalTru1.1, whole genome shotgun sequence genome encodes:
- the cnot2 gene encoding CCR4-NOT transcription complex subunit 2 isoform X1, translating into MFSATRKKFVEGVESDYPDENMYYSQPSMYPHRSDKDVSALSARSHIPTTAPFELEMLSSPSPSSSGQLSQLGASLYGPQSALGFSIRGMGNNTPQLNRSLTQGTPLPSHITPTTGVPTMSLHTPPSPSRGILPMNSRNMLNHSQVGQGIGMGSGRTNSMGSSGLGSPNRSPPSIICMPKQQPARQPFTINSMSGFGMNRNQAFGMNNSLSSNIFNGTDGSENVTGLDLSDFPALADRSRREGSANPTPLLNPLAGRAPYEASSLHLMTSSVGMVTKPSNEPTQDFSIHNEDFPALPGPNYKDPTLSNDDSKTNLNSTGKSTSSADGPKFPGDKTSSAQNNSQKKGIQVLPDGRVTNIPGGMVTDQFGMIGLLTFIRAAETDPGMVHLALGSDLTTLGLNLNSPENLYPKFASPWASAPCRPQDIDFHVPSEYLTNIHIRDKLAAIKLARYGEDLLFYLYYMNGGDLLQLLAAVELFNRDWRYHKEERVWITRAPGMEPTLKTNTYERGTYYFFDCLNWRKVAKVKEFHLEYEKLEERPHVPSTFNYNPAQQAF; encoded by the exons ATGTTCAGTGCTACGAGAAAGAAGTTTGTAGAGGGGGTGGAAAGTGACTACCCTGATGAGAACATGTACTACAGCCAGCCGTCCATGTACCCACATCGGTCGGACAAAGACGTAAGTGCTCTGTCTGCTCGATCGCACATCCCTACTACAGCACCCTTTGAACTTGAA ATGCTCTCGTCTCCCTCACCGTCGTCATCAGGTCAACTGTCCCAGCTTGGGGCCAGTTTATATGGCCCACAGA GTGCACTTGGCTTCTCGATAAGGGGCATGGGCAACAACACGCCTCAGTTAAACCGCAGCTTAACGCAAGGCACTCCGCTACCGAGCCATATCACCCCCACCACTGGGGTACCCACCATGTCCCTCCATACCCCACCCTCGCCAAGCAG GGGGATCCTGCCGATGAACTCGAGGAACATGCTGAACCACTCCCAGGTGGGCCAGGGCATCGGGATGGGCAGCGGCAGGACCAACAGCATGGGCAGCTCAGGGCTGGGCAGCCCCAACCGCAGCCCCCCCAGCATTATCTGTATGCCCAAACAGCAGCCTGCACGGCAGCCCTTCACCATCAACAG CATGTCGGGATTTGGGATGAACCGGAACCAGGCGTTTGGGATGAACAACTCGTTATCAAGCAACATCTTCAATGGCACAG ACGGCAGTGAAAACGTGACGGGGCTAGACCTGTCTGACTTCCCTGCGTTAGCAGACAGGAGTCGGAGGGAAGGAAGCGCAAACCCAACGCCACTACTTAACCCACTAGCTGGAAGGGCCCCCTATG AAGCCTCTTCTCTTCATCTCATGACCTCATCAGTTGGCATGGTGACGAAGCCATCGAACGAGCCGACGCAGGATTTCTCCATCCACAACGAGGACTTCCCTGCACTGCCTGGTCCCAACTACAAGGACCCCACGTTGAGCAACGATGACAGCAAAACa AACCTAAACTCTACAGGCAAGAGCACGTCCAGTGCAGACGGTCCTAAGTTCCCCGGAGACAAGACGAGCTCAGCACAGAACAACAGCCAGAAGAAAGGGATCCAGGTGTTGCCTGATG GGCGGGTGACGAACATTCCTGGGGGAATGGTGACGGACCAGTTTGGGATGATTGGCTTGCTGACTTTTATCCGAGCAGCGGAGACGGACCCGGGCATGGTGCACTTGGCACTGGGGAGTGACCTCACAACGCTTGGACTCAACCTCAACTCTCCAGA AAACCTGTACCCCAAGTTTGCTTCCCCCTGGGCATCAGCACCGTGTCGACCTCAAGACATTG ACTTCCACGTCCCCTCTGAGTACTTAACCAACATCCACATAAGGGACAAG ctGGCAGCTATTAAACTGGCGCGGTACGGTGAAGACCTGCTGTTCTATCTGTACTATATGAACGGAGGAGACCTGCTACAGCTCCTGGCAGCAGTAGAGCT CTTTAACCGGGATTGGCGGTACCACAAAGAGGAGCGGGTGTGGATCACGCGGGCGCCGGGCATGGAGCCCACACTAAAGACCAACACCTATGAGAGGGGGACCTACTACTTCTTTGATTGTCTTAACTGGAGGAAGGTAGCCAAGGTAAAG GAGTTCCACCTGGAGTACGAAAAGCTAGAAGAGAGGCCCCACGTCCCATCTACCTTCAACTACAACCCAGCTCAGCAGGCCTTCTGA
- the cnot2 gene encoding CCR4-NOT transcription complex subunit 2 isoform X2, protein MFSATRKKFVEGVESDYPDENMYYSQPSMYPHRSDKDMLSSPSPSSSGQLSQLGASLYGPQSALGFSIRGMGNNTPQLNRSLTQGTPLPSHITPTTGVPTMSLHTPPSPSRGILPMNSRNMLNHSQVGQGIGMGSGRTNSMGSSGLGSPNRSPPSIICMPKQQPARQPFTINSMSGFGMNRNQAFGMNNSLSSNIFNGTDGSENVTGLDLSDFPALADRSRREGSANPTPLLNPLAGRAPYVGMVTKPSNEPTQDFSIHNEDFPALPGPNYKDPTLSNDDSKTNLNSTGKSTSSADGPKFPGDKTSSAQNNSQKKGIQVLPDGRVTNIPGGMVTDQFGMIGLLTFIRAAETDPGMVHLALGSDLTTLGLNLNSPENLYPKFASPWASAPCRPQDIDFHVPSEYLTNIHIRDKLAAIKLARYGEDLLFYLYYMNGGDLLQLLAAVELFNRDWRYHKEERVWITRAPGMEPTLKTNTYERGTYYFFDCLNWRKVAKEFHLEYEKLEERPHVPSTFNYNPAQQAF, encoded by the exons ATGTTCAGTGCTACGAGAAAGAAGTTTGTAGAGGGGGTGGAAAGTGACTACCCTGATGAGAACATGTACTACAGCCAGCCGTCCATGTACCCACATCGGTCGGACAAAGAC ATGCTCTCGTCTCCCTCACCGTCGTCATCAGGTCAACTGTCCCAGCTTGGGGCCAGTTTATATGGCCCACAGA GTGCACTTGGCTTCTCGATAAGGGGCATGGGCAACAACACGCCTCAGTTAAACCGCAGCTTAACGCAAGGCACTCCGCTACCGAGCCATATCACCCCCACCACTGGGGTACCCACCATGTCCCTCCATACCCCACCCTCGCCAAGCAG GGGGATCCTGCCGATGAACTCGAGGAACATGCTGAACCACTCCCAGGTGGGCCAGGGCATCGGGATGGGCAGCGGCAGGACCAACAGCATGGGCAGCTCAGGGCTGGGCAGCCCCAACCGCAGCCCCCCCAGCATTATCTGTATGCCCAAACAGCAGCCTGCACGGCAGCCCTTCACCATCAACAG CATGTCGGGATTTGGGATGAACCGGAACCAGGCGTTTGGGATGAACAACTCGTTATCAAGCAACATCTTCAATGGCACAG ACGGCAGTGAAAACGTGACGGGGCTAGACCTGTCTGACTTCCCTGCGTTAGCAGACAGGAGTCGGAGGGAAGGAAGCGCAAACCCAACGCCACTACTTAACCCACTAGCTGGAAGGGCCCCCTATG TTGGCATGGTGACGAAGCCATCGAACGAGCCGACGCAGGATTTCTCCATCCACAACGAGGACTTCCCTGCACTGCCTGGTCCCAACTACAAGGACCCCACGTTGAGCAACGATGACAGCAAAACa AACCTAAACTCTACAGGCAAGAGCACGTCCAGTGCAGACGGTCCTAAGTTCCCCGGAGACAAGACGAGCTCAGCACAGAACAACAGCCAGAAGAAAGGGATCCAGGTGTTGCCTGATG GGCGGGTGACGAACATTCCTGGGGGAATGGTGACGGACCAGTTTGGGATGATTGGCTTGCTGACTTTTATCCGAGCAGCGGAGACGGACCCGGGCATGGTGCACTTGGCACTGGGGAGTGACCTCACAACGCTTGGACTCAACCTCAACTCTCCAGA AAACCTGTACCCCAAGTTTGCTTCCCCCTGGGCATCAGCACCGTGTCGACCTCAAGACATTG ACTTCCACGTCCCCTCTGAGTACTTAACCAACATCCACATAAGGGACAAG ctGGCAGCTATTAAACTGGCGCGGTACGGTGAAGACCTGCTGTTCTATCTGTACTATATGAACGGAGGAGACCTGCTACAGCTCCTGGCAGCAGTAGAGCT CTTTAACCGGGATTGGCGGTACCACAAAGAGGAGCGGGTGTGGATCACGCGGGCGCCGGGCATGGAGCCCACACTAAAGACCAACACCTATGAGAGGGGGACCTACTACTTCTTTGATTGTCTTAACTGGAGGAAGGTAGCCAAG GAGTTCCACCTGGAGTACGAAAAGCTAGAAGAGAGGCCCCACGTCCCATCTACCTTCAACTACAACCCAGCTCAGCAGGCCTTCTGA